From one Humulus lupulus chromosome 8, drHumLupu1.1, whole genome shotgun sequence genomic stretch:
- the LOC133795625 gene encoding uncharacterized protein LOC133795625 has product MSNNNISAVVAAIIISFLPLMILLLNQLRRLWESVDFGSRSQHETQTQILLKHVIDKNRRQVVFAECDNDFVDVLLSFLTLPMGTIIRVADNKKSGIGSMDELYKSVEAMNGEFFGTKACKSMLLEPRNAYGLELNNLAVKIDGIDYTKLYTCSKTPCLNYESLGFVSFFKNSICACGKTMDNILPMKYADGDVFGNFISGTKRFIVSDDLQVLPASISNARFFLLRQGLGDHTSVYEWNINVGLQEVLRLLHHSLLSKTPLTAAFLPKADQNMNIVFSPDSFHTPWPYQCPVINSHSSSQHKLNVKLWISKSTKRVICIEAKEDFVDFLFSFLTIPLGSVIKLFKGNSLLGNIDNLYKSVQESSAISTRCKEMLLSPKVERMFGCENQLLEVNEEVTPTEFAYTKSYACSLQNNSTCCLIQYQRLRLMNPKCPGMTKTGGGFVRAQRCFLVTDSLEVELLSPASGMSRLEIPFTDLEFLPIAVGRKEALAIFKAAMTTRSVLTQAFSSMVNNINNLRESGRQVKSTEKKPDTEKKVDSDLIIKQARSAIVMNLSDNVLR; this is encoded by the exons GCTGTGGGAATCCGTTGACTTCGGCTCAAGATCCCAACATGAAACTCAAACACAAATATTGTTGAAGCATGTTATAGATAAGAATAGGAGACAAGTTGTGTTTGCGGAGTGCGACAATGACTTTGTGGATGTGTTGCTTAGCTTTCTAACATTACCAATGGGAACAATTATAAGGGTTGCTGATAATAAGAAATCTGGAATTGGATCTATGGACGAACTGTATAAGAGTGTAGAGGCTATGAATGGAGAGTTTTTTGGGACCAAAGCCTGCAAGAGCATGTTGCTTGAACCAAGAAACGCTTATGGATTAGAGTTGAATAACTTGGCTGTAAAGATTGATGGAATAGATTACACAAAGCTCTACACTTGCTCAAAAACTCCATGCTTGAACTACGAGTCTTTGGGGTTTGTTAGCTTTTTCAAGAACTCAATCTGTGCTTGTGGAAAAACTATGGACAACATACTGCCAATGAAGTATGCAGATGGAGATGTGTTTGGGAATTTCATTAGTGGAACAAAAAGGTTTATTGTAAGTGATGATTTGCAAGTACTACCAGCATCAATATCTAATGCTCGTTTCTTTCTTCTAAGACAAGGCCTCGGAGATCATACCAGTGTCTATGAGTGGAATATTAATGTTGGTCTCCAAGAG GTTTTGCGGCTACTTCATCACTCACTACTCTCCAAGACACCCTTAACAGCTGCTTTTCTGCCAAAGGCTGATCAGAATATGAATATCGTTTTCTCACCGGATTCATTTCACACGCCTTGGCCTTACCAATGTCCGGTGATTAACAGCCATTCCAGCTCTCAACACAAGTTGAATGTGAAACTATGGATTAGCAAGTCAACAAAGAGAGTGATATGCATTGAAGCAAAAGAAGATTTCGTTGATTTTCTGTTCTCCTTCCTCACCATTCCCTTAGGTTCAGTCATCAAGCTATTTAAAGGGAATTCCTTACTGGGAAACATAGATAACTTGTACAAGAGTGTACAAGAAAGTAGTGCTATATCCACAAGATGTAAGGAGATGCTTCTTAGTCCTAAGGTTGAACGCATGTTTGGTTGTGAAAACCAATTGCTTGAAGTGAATGAAGAGGTGACTCCAACAGAGTTTGCTTACACCAAGTCCTACGCTTGTAGTTTACAAAACAATTCTACATGCTGTCTCATTCAATATCAGAGGCTGAGACTAATGAATCCCAAATGTCCAGGCATGACCAAAACGGGTGGTGGTTTCGTAAGAGCACAACGGTGCTTTTTGGTCACGGATAGTCTTGAAGTAGAACTCCTTTCTCCAGCATCTGGCATGAGCAGACTTGAGATTCCATTTACAGACTTGGAGTTCCTGCCCATAGCAGTAGGAAGAAAAGAG GCTTTAGCTATTTTCAAAGCAGCTATGACCACCCGAAGTGTTCTCACTCAAGCTTTTAGCTCAATGGTGAACAACATCAATAATCt AAGAGAAAGTGGAAGACAAGTTAAGTCTACCGAGAAGAAACCTGATACAGAGAAAAAGGTAGACTCGGATCTGATTATCAAGCAAGCAAGATCTGCAATTGTGATGAACTTGTCTGATAATGTTCTTAGATAA